The Engystomops pustulosus chromosome 4, aEngPut4.maternal, whole genome shotgun sequence genome contains a region encoding:
- the LOC140128550 gene encoding olfactory receptor 1E16-like, with the protein MNSCENGTITDFYILGFSHFKTEQILLSVGIMIMYLMTIVGNLVITMVIGLVSNLHTPMYFFLCNLAISDVIYVSSTLPKLLSITIAEDNRISFAGCISQLYFFTFSGICDVFVLTSMAGDRYVAICRPLQYILIMNRRVCGTMSALCWIVTAVNSLLLTLLTSALDFCNSHEIKYFFCDLKIMTALSSSDTTSREIFIRIEDIIFAFVPFSLTVVSYVQIISTILKIRSSETRVKAFSSCTSHLTIVILFYGPVLILYMKPDSEYSKELDNLISLLYVAVVPMLNPFAYSLRNKDVLDDVRKFNARNIFRT; encoded by the coding sequence ATGAATTCCTGTGAAAATGGAACAATCACTGATTTCTACATTTTGGGCTTTTCTCATTTCAAGACTGAACAAATTCTTCTATCTGTTGGAATTATGATAATGTACTTGATGACTATTGTAGGGAACTTGGTGATTACTATGGTCATTGGTTTGGTGTCCAATCTTCATACCCCAATGTACTTCTTCCTATGTAACCTGGCTATTTCAGATGTTATATACGTCTCATCTACTCTTCCCAAACTACTGTCCATCACTATAGCAGAGGATAACCGGATCTCCTTTGCTGGTTGTATATCTCAGTTGTATTTCTTCACATTCAGTGGTATCTGTGATGTTTTTGTATTAACATCCATGGCTGGTGACCGCTATGTAGCAATCTGTAGGCCATTGCAGTACATACTGATCATGAATAGAAGGGTATGTGGTACTATGAGTGCCTTGTGCTGGATTGTGACTGCTGTGAACTCTTTATTGCTGACCCTACTTACCTCTGCATTGGATTTTTGCAATTCCCATGAAATCAAATATTTTTTCTGTGATCTTAAGATAATGACTGCCCTCTCCTCCAGTGATACTACAAGCAGGGAAATCTTCATTAGGATTGAAGACATTATTTTTGCCTTTGTACCATTCTCACTCACTGTTGTATCTTATGTCCAAATTATCTCTACCATTTTGAAGATTCGCTCTTCGGAAACACGGGTTAAGGCTTTCTCCAGTtgtacttctcacctcactattGTCATATTATTCTATGGTCCGGTATTAATTTTGTATATGAAACCAGATTCAGAATATTCTAAAGAACTAGATAACTTGATTTCATTACTGTATGTGGCTGTGGTTCCCATGTTGAACCCATTTGCCTATAGCCTGAGGAACAAAGATGTGCTAGATGATGTAAGAAAGTTTAATGCAAGAAACATTTTCAGGACATAG